Part of the Imperialibacter roseus genome, GTGCACATGGGGCTGATGGCGGCTTCTGGATGCGCTCACAAGAGTTTCAGGTGCAGGAAGGTGACACTGGCGACTACTGGGGTGTGGCTGGCGGCGTGATGGACGTGCCTACCCGCCAGGAAGGCGAAAACTATATTTATGATGCCACTGCCACCATGCGGGCATTTAGCGAGAAAAGTGATATCGGCAGGCACGCCACCAAACATCCGGATGGTGAAAAGCCAACAGGTGAGTGGAATACCCTGGAGTTGATTTGTTTCGGTGACACTGCCATCCATATCGTGAATGGCCAGGTGGTGATGGCGCTGTACAACTCCCGCCAGCTCACTAACTCCGGCGAGCAGCCACTGAAGAAAGGAAAGATTCAACTGCAATCGGAAGGCGCAGAGCTGTTTTACAAAGACATCATGATCAAGCCGATTAGCGAGGTCCCTGAGGGGGTTTTGTGAGATATTAAAGAGGTTACTATCTGCGCTTATGCAAATAGCAACCTCTTTAATTGTTGGCACCTCAATCGTCTTCTTTTGCAACGAGAGTGGGCGGGATTTGCGTTTCTAACGCATCAAACAACGGTCTTCTTTTCTTCCTGATTTTATGCACTACAAGTGCATGTCTCACACACCCTCGCTTCAAACGAGGGAGATTAAAGAGGTTACTTTCTACGCTTCCGCAGAAAGAAGAAATTAAAGAGGTTACTCTCTGCGCCTATGCATATAGTAACCTCTTCGATCATTTGATATACCGAAAGTCATGCCCCGCAGGAAGCTGCACAAGAAAATCGTGCATCAGCTTGATTACGTTTTCCACGTCGTCTTTGTGAGCAGTTTCTACTGTGGTGTGCATGTACTTCAACGGCAAAGAAATAAGTGCCGAGGCCACACCTTCCGCCGAATAAGCAAAAGCATCGGTGTCAGTACCCGTCGCTCTGCTGGCTGAGGCCCGCTGGAAGGCAATCTTGTTTTTATCTGCCACATCAATCACCATCTTCAGCAGGTTGTTCTGCACTGCCGGCCCATAAGTCAACACTGGTCCCTTGCCCGCTTTCAGATCGCCCTGCTGCTTTTTGTCGTACATAGGCGCATGGGTGTCGTGGCACACGTCGGTAATGATGGCTACATCTGGCTTAATTCGCCTGGAAATCATTTCAGCCCCTCTCAGTCCTATTTCTTCCTGCACTGCGTTCACCACATACAGACCAAATGGCAGCTTCACCTTCGACTCCGCAATTCTTCTGGTAGTTTCGGCGATCATAAAACCACCCACTCTGTTGTCGAGCGCTCTTCCGCACAGGTAATGCTCGCCAAGCTCGATCAGCTCGTCTTCGAACGTCATCACGCTGCCCACATGCACACCTGCCTTTTCTACTTCGTCTTTGGAGGTCGCTCCAATGTCCACAAAGATGTTCTTCAGCGTAGGGCTCTCTTCCTTTGCCGAGTCTCTTACGTGTATGGCCGGCCAGCCAAACACCCCTTTTACAATCCCTTTATCGGTATGGATATTGACCCTTTTGGAAGGTGCAATCTGGTGATCGGAACCACCGTTTCTTCTCACGTAGATATAGCCATCGTCGGTAATATAGTTCACAAACCAGGCGATTTCATCAGCATGCGCCTCAATCACCACCTTGTAAGGCGCATCGGGATTGATCACACCCACTACCGTTCCGTAGGTGTCGGAAATGTAGGTGTCAATATAAGGCTTCATGTACTCCAGCCATATATGCTGGCCCGACGACTCAAAACCGGTCGGTGATGCATTATTTAAGTATTTGAATAGAAAATCTCTGCTCTTCTTGTCCATTGTCAATTGCTTATCTCTTGTTTTTGTTATTTATATCCAGCGACCATTCATGCATTCCATT contains:
- a CDS encoding 3-keto-disaccharide hydrolase, translated to MNKLIPTLTLIVFVTLFSCQSSSEKQDWQILFNGEDLTGWDTYLGQEWTQVNDSTFRPAGDPVGLNKDPKGIFSVAKVDQQSTIRISGEQWGGISTTSEFSNYHLKLQFKWGEAKHRPKDNSKRDSGLLYHAVGAHGADGGFWMRSQEFQVQEGDTGDYWGVAGGVMDVPTRQEGENYIYDATATMRAFSEKSDIGRHATKHPDGEKPTGEWNTLELICFGDTAIHIVNGQVVMALYNSRQLTNSGEQPLKKGKIQLQSEGAELFYKDIMIKPISEVPEGVL
- a CDS encoding M42 family metallopeptidase, giving the protein MDKKSRDFLFKYLNNASPTGFESSGQHIWLEYMKPYIDTYISDTYGTVVGVINPDAPYKVVIEAHADEIAWFVNYITDDGYIYVRRNGGSDHQIAPSKRVNIHTDKGIVKGVFGWPAIHVRDSAKEESPTLKNIFVDIGATSKDEVEKAGVHVGSVMTFEDELIELGEHYLCGRALDNRVGGFMIAETTRRIAESKVKLPFGLYVVNAVQEEIGLRGAEMISRRIKPDVAIITDVCHDTHAPMYDKKQQGDLKAGKGPVLTYGPAVQNNLLKMVIDVADKNKIAFQRASASRATGTDTDAFAYSAEGVASALISLPLKYMHTTVETAHKDDVENVIKLMHDFLVQLPAGHDFRYIK